From a region of the Paenibacillus segetis genome:
- a CDS encoding winged helix-turn-helix domain-containing protein: MAYQVEVEFHPIHELMNSVHTFLCKKSYKKIELGPIWVKETESKLNTKLLARLEETELNNDWKMIYLLIHLCPNKESIESVLGWIEGLSVGEIYEAFSGYMKTIPSNINDYRKRIVELLSEWNHQYFSRCNPAIMDALQKHAEDKKSELARSLTNTSEFVNTTTNGFNFVPVEDLEKVVLVPQYHFQPANIVYAYGKLTLCQYSARISLGAEHDISPYMYRTIRSLGEKSRLKILQSLHSERKTFTEIVRNVGISKGIVHDHIFNLRCSGLLHAYIEGENVTSYSLRLEGITTMNQEILDYLQR, from the coding sequence GTGGCTTACCAGGTAGAAGTAGAATTTCATCCTATTCATGAGTTAATGAACAGTGTACATACGTTTCTTTGCAAGAAATCCTACAAGAAAATAGAGTTAGGACCCATTTGGGTCAAAGAAACAGAAAGTAAGCTAAATACCAAGCTATTAGCTCGGTTAGAGGAAACGGAATTAAATAATGATTGGAAAATGATATATTTGCTCATTCATTTATGTCCAAATAAAGAGAGTATTGAGAGTGTTCTTGGGTGGATTGAGGGTCTATCGGTAGGTGAAATCTATGAAGCATTTTCTGGCTATATGAAGACTATTCCGAGCAATATAAATGATTATCGTAAGCGAATTGTTGAGCTGTTATCAGAATGGAATCATCAGTATTTCAGTAGGTGTAATCCCGCCATAATGGATGCGCTACAAAAACACGCTGAGGATAAGAAGAGTGAACTAGCGCGAAGCCTAACGAACACCTCAGAATTTGTGAATACTACTACCAATGGATTTAATTTTGTCCCTGTGGAGGACCTCGAGAAAGTGGTGCTTGTACCGCAATATCATTTTCAACCCGCAAATATTGTTTATGCTTATGGGAAATTAACTTTGTGTCAGTACTCTGCCAGAATTTCACTTGGAGCGGAGCATGATATTTCGCCTTATATGTATCGCACGATCCGAAGCTTAGGTGAGAAGAGTAGATTGAAGATATTACAATCGCTTCATAGTGAACGTAAAACCTTTACCGAAATTGTGAGAAATGTAGGGATTTCAAAAGGTATTGTGCATGATCATATTTTTAATCTTCGTTGTTCGGGTTTACTCCATGCTTATATCGAGGGAGAGAATGTGACGAGTTACAGCTTACGGCTTGAAGGTATTACTACAATGAATCAAGAAATTTTAGATTATTTACAGCGATAA